In a genomic window of Thalassophryne amazonica chromosome 12, fThaAma1.1, whole genome shotgun sequence:
- the fuz gene encoding protein fuzzy homolog — MVMMLHGGSTQLICLTASSGVPLLTRGASKQLPFSVIGSLNGVHMFGGGQGVTLSSCQTACGGRVLWRVFHDSVVLIAVRRDQQAGGAGSQEEEVCLQRLLENVWNCMVLILGRDELVNVKNVERLKRDLRSCFGLIDQLLEERQDGVLGNLTHCVDSLLPPSTVLLQEALEGFARAADSEFGCLIISGRVVVATEKWWRLDPREVVLLSALMRVLSESRSASCDYPVFLPLGSPTVAHRLLRFQLLPGADVCVLCGPTPSLHRTETELVRCFWTPLVETLRDCLAVGERCLPGCVSLRTDVLALLLINRETRRSVSCVQTSTNHSLTDPPLPSKERCWELLKLFYIFSTSRYFSQDDTLCVSPEEKAVRQNTEDFVLGFSHQPLQCYLITQECKSYAMQTPQHQLFLLIPPSVPTFALRTVATQTLTDITTATGF, encoded by the coding sequence ATGGTGATGATGCTCCACGGTGGGTCCACACAGCTCATCTGCCTCACAGCCAGCAGCGGAGTTCCTCTGCTCACAAGAGGAGCCTCCAAACAGCTGCCTTTCTCCGTCATTGGTTCCCTGAACGGGGTCCACATGTTTGGAGGTGGACAGGGCGTCACGCTGTCCTCCTGCCAGACTGCCTGTGGGGGGAGAGTGCTGTGGAGAGTCTTCCACGACAGTGTGGTGCTTATTGCTGTGAGAAGGGACCAGCAGGCAGGAGGTGCAGGCAGCCAGGAGGAGGAGGTGTGTTTACAGCGCCTTTTGGAGAACGTGTGGAACTGTATGGTTCTGATTCTGGGGCGAGACGAGCTGGTCAATGTGAAGAACGTGGAGCGGCTTAAGAGGGACTTGCGCTCCTGCTTCGGCCTCATTGATCAGCTGTTGGAGGAGCGACAGGATGGCGTTCTGGGTAACTTGACACACTGCGTGGACTCTTTGCTGCCTCCCAGTACAGTTCTTCTTCAGGAGGCGCTGGAGGGATTCGCACGAGCAGCAGACAGCGAGTTTGGGTGTCTCATCATCAGCGGTCGAGTTGTTGTGGCAACTGAGAAATGGTGGCGCCTGGATCCGCGTGAAGTGGTGCTACTCTCTGCTTTGATGCGAGTTCTCTCTGAGTCTAGATCAGCCTCGTGTGATTACCCTGTTTTCCTTCCTCTGGGCAGCCCCACTGTGGCTCATCGCCTGCTCCGCTTCCAGCTCCTCCCAGGGGCAGATGTTTGTGTACTCTGTGGCCCGACTCCTTCCCTGCACAGAACTGAGACTGAGCTGGTGAGATGTTTCTGGACACCCCTGGTGGAGACCTTGAGAGACTGTCTAGCTGTTGGAGAACGATGCCTTCCTGGATGTGTATCCCTGCGTACTGATGTCCTAGCACTACTTCTCATCAACCGTGAAACTCGTCGGTCAGTCTCCTGTGTGCAGACATCCACTAATCACTCACTCACAGACCCTCCTCTTCCCTCCAAGGAGCGTTGCTGGGAGCTGCTGAAGCTCTTCTACATCTTCAGCACATCGCGCTACTTCAGCCAGGATGATACCTTGTGTGTATCACCAGAGGAGAAGGCTGTGAGACAAAACACTGAAGACTTTGTCCTTGGATTTTCCCACCAACCGCTGCAGTGCTATCTCATTACACAAGAGTGCAAAAGTTACGCGATGCAAACACCACAGCACCAGCTCTTCCTGCTCATCCCACCATCAGTCCCCACCTTTGCACTGCGTACGGTGGCCACACAGACTCTCACTGACATAACTACAGCCACTGGTTTTTAA